The genomic region TTGGTGATGTGTGGTTTTGGCTCTCATGGTGATTGTTTGGTCGGAGAGTAACAAGTGTTTTTTGAGTGTACAGTGGAAACAGAGCTACTCTGAGATAGAACTGGGCAAAGAACATTAAACATGAATAGAAAatgctccaaaaaaaaaaaaaaaaaaaaaactcacaagGCTACCAAATCCAATATATACAGGCGCGTCACCAGCTTCAAGCCACTTAGCAAGTGGCTCAGGGGGTTCATAATTTGAAGCAAggtcaagaaaacaaaacccaacaaCGTCAACCTTTGGTCCCCAATCTGCCAGACAAAAACCAAAGCATATTAGCAAATAATTAGCATacttttttctcatttggtCAAGCTAGTATATTTCTCCCCTATCAAATCATATTCTGGAGGCTTCTGCAATAATATCAGCATAAGAATCCCATTGTTGCATGACAAAGCGTATCTAGTGACCACGATGAGTATTTTGAATTGACCATGTATCTCTATCACATTTTCAGCAATAAATTGTAAACAATTACTTGTTTTTGAACGATGAGGTTATCAAACATACAATGAACCCCAACTAGGCAAGAAACAAGGTGAAAGGCTATGAGAAAATCCTCAAAAGAATTTCAATCCAGGTGGAccaaaaatcaacaacaaacaaACCATACAACATCGAGTCCGTTTTTCAATTCGTGGAACAACGAGCAACAAAATATTAACAAGCTCACACCAAGCACATAGTGGGCAATCCATTGAAATACATCACCTGTAGAACTAAAGACAACCTCTAACCCATATATATGGACAGAAAAGCCAAAATTAATCTCAATTATGACATTCGATATCAGTTCATTTAGTATGGAAGAAATCTGTGACTTCATATCAAGTATTGACATGCAAAGTTTTCATCTGAAGGAAAAAGATTTAAATATATGACCTTGAGGTTTGGGAACAAGATGAGGACTCCATATATACCCATAGGGCACGTCAGGAGGAGAACTATAGTATCCACTTAAATATGTGATAGGTCTGAGCTTCAGCATTTTCTTCCTAAACTCATTAATCATGTCTCGAATTCCTAGCCAAATAAATGCATCGACTAATTGATATGATAGCtggtaagaaaagaaaaatctgTTTAATTACATAATATAAGCCTGGCAAACAAACGCATCAATATAGATCACTATCACTTAGGTAGAAAAGGATATTGTATGAGACTCACTCTATATCCAATTGGCTGCTTGACACGAGATAGGGGATGGGGGAATTCACTCGTAGGCCTGAGAAAGGTAAATAGTTATCAAGCGATTGATCAAACAACAAAGAATATTTCATGATTTGctgtttttctctcttttaaCAGTACGTTTAAAGTACATGCATATGCAATGAACCGTGTGTGGTTGAGAAATAATAGGTCAACCAAAATGAACAATGGACGATGAAACTGAGAGAATCATTGAGCAAAAGATATCAGCATTTGATCTAACCCAGGAGACAACACTTACGTCCATGGCattgtgaaaaatatatgaagTGGTACTTTTAGTGCCTCGGCGACATGAGAGTGCCCTGGACAAGTGTTTGCAAAGTTAGGAGTCTACTAAATGATTTCAAACAACATAAATATTCATTCTTCCCTTTATATCAAGTTAAATGGTTCAGATATTTAATTTAGAAAGATCTTCTCGTAATTGTTCTCTCCAAAGAACAGAAGCATGGAGACTTTCTGAGCATTTCAAGTGGTTGAGGCTATGACCCCATGCATCCATCAACATTGTCAGTGGTAGATTGCCTTAAACACATCAATATAGGGTGTTCAATTATTTCAACGGTAATAGGAgccacaaacacacaaacaccTTGTTCTTAAAGCCAAATATTGTGTGTGGCCAATTCAATTGTTTGAAGAATGCCATTGATActtgaaaacccaaaacaataTAATAAGATGATGAAATCTAACCATAGGCTGGTGGATTGGCAATTATTGCTTCTGCTTTAAATGGAATTTTGGAATCAGGATCAGGTTCGTTGCATGCAGGaagtaaagaaaaaattatttccTGCAACTGATGTCGCTGAATTGATATTTCCGAAGGTCCTGATGGCAAGAAACCTTTATTCTTGACCATATCTGTAAAAAACAAAAGCACTACATCAAtacaaaaccaataaaaaagaCAGGCATGTTCACATATGTGTGTTTTTTAAGGAACACACAGACAAATGGGCCTGAATCTTCAATGTTAAATTTCCAAGATTACCTCCTAACGATTCAAGCAAGCAGAACAAGGTACATGAAAATTAAAACCTCAATGCTAAAATAGGTTTGACATGTGGAACAAGGTAGCGGTTAAATTAACTAAACTTTATACAAAGTAATAATTTCAGAAATTAACAAATGATGGAATAAACAGACCAAAGACTCATCATTATTGTATGCAGGGCACGGAAAAGAAACAAATTCTGCACTTACAACCAGCAAGAACCTTTGGATCTCCACCTAAAGGATAGAACTCCAACCCAGCAGAAAGGAcaaaatctttgaaatttgCATGAGTTGCTAGCCTAACCCTATGGCCATATTCCTGCAAGTAAACacatccatcaattcacataatgtCGAGGATAAGCTTCCCAAGAAGAACTATATTTTCCTTTCACTCATCGCCTCGAAAATTTCCATCACAAAAAGTAAAATTCGCAAAGTACTTGGACTAAATTATATCTTTATGAATAAATACACGCACACAAAGCGTATTAGAAAGTAAAATGGATGCGAGTAACAGGCACAAACAAAGCAATAAATCGACAAAGCAACTAAAATTTCTAACAACatcaattttcatcaaaaaattAATCACCAGCAGAAAACACTAAGCAAAACCGAGCACGAGCATATATCCAGCAAAAGATAAAAATTCTTTCACAATTGTTGTCCACATTCCTAATCAGTTGCACACAAAATTATGAAGCATTTCACTGTTAAGTTCTATATAGCTAAAAGCACATAAATGCAAGACCTGCAATCGCTTTCCAATGGCAACAAACGGCTGCACATCTCCTCGTGTGCCGACAATAAGCATTACAATTTGCAGAGGAGGTATATCTCGAACTTCAGTTTCCGTCTTGCTTCCATCTTCTCCACCAGAAGCTGCTTCACTGTGAGCAGCTCCAGTTCCGAAATCCAGATACTGCGGTTTAATATCACCCGGAACGTCAAATTGCACGGTCCCGTCATCTTTCACTTTTGCCAGCCGTTTTATATATTTACGCTGCAGAATTTCAATGTAGTTCCACTTAAATCCTAGAAATTTCAAGGACTAAATTCTAAAAACATTAAATTCGAAAACTtcgaaaaattcaaaaaattaaattgagtACCTTTTTTCTAAAAGGAGTTCTTTGATCAAAGAGCTTGGCGAGAATCACAGCCAACGCCTGGTTCTGAGTCAATCGCGCGCTCGCTGTGAGTTGACTCGAACCGGAGCTCGAACCGGACGACGTACGGACGGTGGATGATGACTTTCCAGAATTTTTCTCTGTTTGCACGTCTCCCTCCAAATGCCCTACCAAATCCACATTATTTCACAAACTCGAAACCAAAATTACgaaaatagaaaatgatgacgacgaagaaggaggaggaggcggTGAGGGAACCTGAGGAAGTGGTGGCATTTTCGTCATTAGGATTGGGAGGGACTTCGGCTTCGAAATAGACGGACCCGTCGCTGGAGCTGCCGGAATGGCTCCGGCTGTGGTCGGGGGAGGACTCCGTCATGGATTCGCGGGGAGAGATTCTTTCGAGGTTTGTCAATGGAGAAGGGAAAGGTATCGGAATGCTTTTTCTAGTTCGAGTTGTTGGAGCCGTTGGAAAGCACAAAGCGAGAAAAGAggagaggtgagagagagagagagagagagagagagagagaggggggggggggggagaaaaCAGTTGGAACTGCCGAGTTGTGACACGTTCCCAACGCGAGGGCGCCAAATACAACGTAATAACTAAACCCGACCTAACTACCCACCAAAAGGGCAAATAtgcctttttatttctttgtttaacCGCGAATAGTTCGcgtaggttttttttattaccgACAATAAGGAGATGTGTGAATGCTCTTAACCAACTGAATTGTAATTTTTGGTTaacaaatttatcattttgTTCTCCTTTCTTACAAGTGTCTTCTTTAAgcaatttcatttaatttttgtcaaaatcaatTGCTtgtaatttttgtcaaaatcaatTGCTTGTAAGACTCTAAAACATTTGAAAAGTAATTTTGTCTTCACACTTTTACCCACGAATCTTAACACTACCTCTTTTTTTTCAAACGAACAATATACTCTACactaaaaaaagaattttttatGAACTAATTCCTAAATTTTTGAAACactaaaaaaaatgtgatttttatatttaattcaaGCAGTAGTGAAAATGAGACTATCAAACTTAGAATTTTAAGTGCCATGTGAATAATTTACGTACTTGAGTTATAAGCTCGTTGTTGCAAAAAATGTGGTTGGTATGATAAGAGTTCGTGATAGATAGGCCTACAAGTAACCATCAGAGATAATTCAACAGGTGACCAAAACATAACCACATCTTTATACAAGAATTAAAGTTTTCACAATTCATATGAGAATGTATGTATTGACTTCATgacttagtaattttaaatcTTGATCCTTGAAATTATTAGAAGAGTTACTTTATGTTAAACAAGTTAATCATACGCCTCGTAAGTGATCATTTAAGAGTTAGAATTCGGTAATCCCCCActgggaaaggaaaaaaaaaaaaccaaaaattattCTTACCAATCTGCCCGACCCATGAGTAGGCCATGGGTCCGGTTCAAACCCGATTGAATTAGAATTCAAATCCTTcgaagagagagagtgagagtggcTTGAAGCAGGCCGCGTGTCCTAACTGCGAACTCAGCACCCATAGCCAAACGCCTATCTCTtgttcttttctctctctacgcTGTACACTCTGCAACAGTGCAACTTGCCTTCTCAGTCGAGGCCTCGGGCAATGGCGGCTGAATCCATAGCAATGCTACCGTGGACAATATCCTCCGCCGTCCCCTCCGACCACCGCCTGCCGCCGCGCGGAGGATTACTCTGCGGTTCTCACAGCCACACCTCCGCAGCTCCAGCTAGAAATTGCGTCGTCGCCAGATACTCCTCGACGCAATCTGCTCTGCTGTTCTCCAAGAACTCGCTCCGGAAAAGCCTGCCGCCGCTAAAGGCGTTGGTGGCGTCGGAAACTCTGGACGCTCCGTCGACGCCGTTTAGTGGGGAGGATAAAGTCGGAGTCTTGCTGCTTAACCTCGGTGGGCCCGAGACTCTCGACGACGTCCAGCCCTTCTTGTTTAACCTCTTCGCTGACCCGGTAACTTCCTCaagctttttaatttttgagtttttcaagctttttaatttctgaaatttcaacaaaaatgccatgaattttaatttagtaaacttttaaggtttgtgaattttgaatttagtAAATTTAAAGTGTGTGAATTTGAATTTAGTAACTTTAATGTGTGTGGATTTAGATTGAACTCTATTGCATTGGGGTAGTATTTTTTGATGTGTGTGAAAAATGGGCAGGATATCATTAGACTGCCGAGGCTGTTTCGGTTTCTTCAGAAGCCATTGGCGCAATTTATATCCGTTCTGAGGGCGCCAAAGAGCAAAGAAGGCTACGCCTCCATTGGTGGCGGCTCTCCTCTTCGACGGATAACTGATGCACAGGCATGACCACTCTAACTTTCTCTTAACATTGACCTCAAGTGCTCTTGAATTGCTTGCGTATCATGTAAAGCTTTAAGGTTGATGGAAATGCTGTCTAATTGGAATTTCATTGGTACCCTTTTCTCCATTCAGGCGGAAGAATTGAGGAAGGCCCTTTATGCGAAGGATGTCCCAGCAAAAGTGTATGTTGGTATGCGTTATTGGCATCCGTTTACTGAAGAAGCTATAGAACAGGTATCTTGGTAtgatttcattttgattttcgATGTACCTGTCAATGATATCTCGGCTAGTGAGTTATGTATGTCTTAGAGTTTATGTTGTCTTGTACTATAAACAAATATAGTTTTTGTTGAATCATTTCCGCTTCAATTTTTGCTTCACAATGTACTTGAGATGTGCTCTTCTTCCTCTAACTGTGGCATGCCACTTATTTATGATGGTTGTTCCGCACTTTTGTCAAGTCTTAGGTTAAGTCCAATTGAGTTGGTAACATGCAAATTTGTTAAGAGATTTAGGTTTTCGATTGTGGTCAAAACTTCATGGATCTAGTTGTTGATTTTAAAAAGATTTTGTAGATAAAAAGAGATGGAATTACAAAGCTTGTCGTCCTTCCTCTTTATCCACAATTTTCAATATCAACTAGTGGTTCAAGCCTTCGGCTCCTGGAGAGTATATTCCGGTGATGTCTAACTCTAACTATCTGTTGCCATATCATTGCCTCAAATTATAATCTTAAAGCTGACTGGATAATTCATTGGTTCATAAGGGAGGACGAATATCTTGTCAACATGCAGCACACAGTAATACCATCTTGGTACCAGCGTGAAGGGTATATAACGGCAATGGCAAATTTGATCGAAAAAGAGCTTCAATGTTTTGACAGCCCTGAAAAGGTATTGttaaatctttctttttcacattgATTTTCATGCCTCTAAGTGAGTTACTTATCCTGCATCATTTAAACGAAATGAAAGAAGAAGTACCTCTTAGGGTTCTACAATTCTCATGGCCTCAGAGAGGTTTCTTTAATCTCTATTTAGTGGGGAATATAAGGATTGTTTTATCATATTATGCATACTACTAAGTTGTTGAAAAAGGCTGCCACGAAAAGCAAAGCTATCTCGCTATAACTTTCCTTTCTTCTATTGACACATTTGGATATGTTTTCTTAGCAGTTGAGTGTTTAAATTTTTAGTGCTGCGAGAGACTATAGTAACGGCCTTTTCAGTTTTGGTATATAAATGTATGGTATAATATGCAATTCTTTTCTGTTCTGCTCTAGCTTTTCTCTTACTGACAGTGACACCTAAGTTCCAAAATGAAATTACTTGGTTATCATCCTCGTGTAGATGTCAGCCAGCTTAATTGGGAATGTGCATTACAGGTAATGATATTCTTTAGCGCACATGGGGTGCCACTTGCATATGTGGAAGAGGCTGGTGATCCATACAAGGCGGAGATGGAGGAATGCATAGATTTGATAATGGAAGAgttagaaaagagaaaaataactaATGCGTACACCCTTGCCTATCAGGTGCATTTCTGCTTTTAATTTGATCTGATTTTAGATATGTTTATAAAGGAAAATTGAGTTCAAGCCTCTAGCCTCTCACGAATAGGGATGGTTTTTTCAAAGATCATGTAAAAATAGTGACATACTCGTCTTCGTTGTTTAGATTTCTTTTATTGTGTTCGATATCTATCTTATACATCCATGATATTCTTCGTGACTTGGTTGATTATAGTTAGTGAATGTTCTAACAGAGCAGAGTTGGACCTGTGGAGTGGTTAAAACCCTACACAGATGAGACAATAATTGAGCTTGGACAAAAGGGAGTCAAAAGACTGCTGGCAGTCCCTATAAGGTAATTGTTTGTCGTCTTTTCTTTTCCCCACTGTTAGCTGAGTTTTAGCTGCATCCTCTCTCgctcactctctcactctctcactctcttgcTCAATCTCAGGCACACAAACATGTGTGCATACTATCATATATATGAATTATGGAACTTAGTTCTGTGATTAACTGTTGATGAATGATCCACAGCTTTGTCAGCGAGCATATTGAAACTCTAGAAGAAATCGATGTTGAGTACAAAGAATTGGCTCTGAAATCTGGTATAGAGGTTTGGGGGCGTGTTCCCGCACTAGGATGTGAAGCCACCTTCATTTCAGATTTGGCAGATGCAGTGATTGAGAGCTTGCCATATGTTGGAGCTATGGCAGTCTCACATCTTGAAGCTCGACAGGTAAACTCTCCTGAACAATGTTGTGTCTTGTGTGTGCCCTCCGTATGCTTGAGTCCATGGGTGGGTGGCATAGAGAAGCTAGCTTATAGTAccatttttcatttgtttgtccCTGCTGTTTTCCGTATTGAAAACCCATCTTGGGTAGGTTCTTACTATAGTTTTCTACTCTGTGCTTGTCTTTGGATGGTGTTTCGGGTCTTTTATTGCAGTCTTTAGTTCCACTTGGGAGTGTGGAAGAGTTGTTAGCGACATATGATTCACAGCGTAGGGAGCTACCGGCACCTGTGACTGTTTGGGAATGGGGTTGGACAAAAAGTGCCGAGACTTGGAATGGAAGAGCGGCTATGTTGGCAGTGGTGGTTCTACTGGTCCTAGAAGTCACCACCGGGGAGGGGTTTTTGCACCAATGGGGCATATTACCCTTACATCGCTAAATCTAACCTCTTTATCTCTCTCGCTTCCTCCTCCCTTgccctctttcttctttctcttcctcttttacTTAAATGTACCTATTCATAAGATTGAgcctccttttttctttcttcccatgcACGTTGGAAGTTACATACTGATGCATTTGAGTCCCCACTTACACGTTCGGATTTGAGCTGTCCAGGTGCAGCACCTTGTGGGGGAAAAGTGGAAAACTTGTATGATATATAAAGCGTATGTAATTCGTATGCTCACAGCCTCGCACGATGGTCCATGAATTTACATGTAAAGTTTTAAGCTCTACTTTGAATGTTGATTTTCTTGGTGTTGAACTTTCTTTGTTCAACGGCAAGAAGCTATTGTAATTCAAATATTCAAAGCAATTTGTGTACTTATGCAGATGATTACCGGTCGAGTTCAATTTGGCCAATTCGGTCATGCGTTTCAATATCTTAACCATTTTAGTTATTTCCATCTAGTTTAGACGCCAATGCGCGAACATTCTACGAGTTAATGTGCCCACATTGCATGTGCAAAGATTGGACTCTGATTCTCTCCATTCCTCTTTTTATCCCTCTTTTATCTGCtcctctataaaaaattaatataagatgttgacgtgatttaaccgtgaccgttcaaatagaaggggagggaaggggagggaaaaaaaCAAGGGGAGAGAATTCTTCTCCGCATAATATATTGACATCAAACTGGTCAAAATTGAAACACAAGGACTAAAAATTCTAAGTAAAGAATCGAGAAAAATGACATCTATTGAGTGCAAATTCTCGGATTTTATTTGCAGATTTTCATAACATAAGAATCATAATAGATTTAACCTTAAAACTAACATTAGACTCGTGTAACCCATTAATGAAGAATCCAAATTTTATACTAACGGTTTTCTAAATTAATTTAAGTACAAAGAAGGAGATTCAAACTaagtatgaagaagaagaagattcaaATTTCAGttgtataataaaataaatatattttgaaatgaCCATATAAAAGTAACAAATTCAGAATTATCAGAAACAGCCACAAAGTAGTAACTGAGCGGGAGAGTTCATTGCATGTCGAGTGTTTTGAACTGTGCTGGAGCCCACAGACGAAAGAATCCGGTGGACCATACCCGTAAACACAAACTCTTGTGGGGGGCCACTGAACAGTGACGTCATTTCGAGATGGCGTGTCTTTTGGCGCGCGTGAATCAAAAGCTATCAGAGATGCTTCTTTTGTCCCCTTCTGGTTCTTGTATCCTCTTCCCGCGTGGACTTCACGTGCTTGGCCAAGACGGGACGCAAAAAGAAGAAACGTCTCGATGAGTCACTCAGTCACTTCACAGTCACTGATAAAtgctccctctccctctctctctctctctctctctcttctgtctTTCAACTGAGGAACAGCAAGTAAACCGCTCAAACCTTTTCTACAAAAACACAGAGGTCTCACCGGCGGTGTGTGCACTGCTCGGACGTCGTTTTGCTGGCCGGACTCCGGTTTGATCCATCTCCTTTCTTATATACCCGATGCTTTCTGTTTCAAGTATTTGTTTGTATGCTTTTCTCAGACATCAATTATTATTCATTATGCTTGCTTGTGGAAATTGCACAATTATCCTTTGATTGCTTCGTGAAAAATGAGGTAACTTGTCTTTGATTGCTTCGTGGAAAACGAGGTTAGTGCTtggaaacaagaaaaaagaaaaacaaatttagaAACTTTAAACAAGAACGATGCTTTGCAGCTCAATGAACCATCTTGGGTACTTAATTAGTAAACCCATGTGAGAATATGAATGTAAATCGCCCTCGAACCGCGGAGGACATGGAGTTCTCTGCAGTTGTTTAGCTTAGTGAGAAGTCCATGAATTGAGAGTGGAAGATCATGGTAAAATTTGTGTTCTTGGGATGTTTTGTTGGTTTTGATTTGGTGTAGATGTGTGTTGTTTGGAAACAGGTATGGTTTCGTGTGTTTGGTAGCTTATATGTGCGTGTTACggttttttatttggttaaattttgaattccCAGCTCTTCCTTGAAGTAAAAGCTGTGTTCTTGGGTGAATTTCGAGCTCTAAACttgaagttcatgaattcaatGTGTAACAGTAAAGTAAAAGTTGCGTTCTAGGAATGTTTTATGGTTTTTAATTTGGTATAGCATGTGTGTTGTTTGGAAACAGGAATAGTTTTCGTGTGTTAGGTAGTTTAATCGTGCATGTTTCGCTTTTGGACTGggataaattttgaattttctgagATCCTTACCCCTTGTTCAACTCTTACTGCACATGTAAAACCGAGGATTTAAGGCAGTAAGTCTCATTGTACATGTCAGTTCCTGGTATACATGAGTTTTATCATTTTTGGCTCGTTTGATGCCTGGGATTGGATCGGAATGGATAACACATATAATTGAACATATAGGTGAATCAATTTACGTTTTGAGGAGATTATGAGGAATGAAGGAAAGTTCTGCCGTATATTATCGCCATTTTGTAGGGATTGGAAGGGATAAGTTTCCTTCAACATACTCTGAATACAATGAgtttccaatccaatccaatcatgGGCACCAAACGAGCCCTTCCTCTTGTTGTCTTAACCAAACAAAAGTTTCAAAatagaagaaagaagggaaagaaaaaacaaaagaaaatgtgcttgtgaagaacaaagaaagattgaatatataaaaagtagaaaaaagCGGAAAAGAAGTCTCGGTTTTAACTATTccaaactgattttttttcaactGTTTAACGTGTTTAGCAAATGAATACCCCATGTTTGACAATGTTAGTACATTTTTTGCGTGCGACAGTTCTCGTAAGAGTGATTACCATTTCACTGTAGACTTGGAATCTGTCGTTTTCCCCTCATTAATCATTGTATTGCTACTCATAAGTGTTTATTTGAGTCATctctttttgtttggttaactGGATTTTATTCCTTTCTGCAGGTTTTTGTGTGTTGAAAATGTGAGTCAACATAGTGGAAGAAATAGTGAGTGTGGAATTGCAGCAAGATTTCATTGTGAAACGTTAAATGTCAGGGACCAAAGCGCTTTTAACATACAAGCGAAAGCGGCGATCAAGAAAAGCTCTTGAAAAGGGACATGATTGCCATAATGCACTTTTTGTGGCTCTGAATGACACTTCTCTAAGTAGAGAAGACTTGCAACTTCGTTTAATTGATAATAGTGCACCAGAAGACTATGACAGAAATGATTCTTCAATACCTCAGCCAATACGAAAATCAAGCAGACTGGAGAGTCTCGATGAGGGTCTCTCCCTTCACAAGAAAGTTGGCTCGTCCTCAAATACTAATAGTGAAGCATTGGTTGATGATGATAATGCTGGAGGGAAGTTAGTTTCCGGGTTAATGGGGAATGCCACTGAAATGACCGCTGATTTTGTCAGGCCGAGAtcatcatcatttgaaaaaaaaggcACCTCTAAATGTGATGGTATTTTGCTAAGATTGAATGCATCAAACTTGGAAGTGACTGATCCATTCTCTAAAATTAAGGCGGATAACTTATGCTGCGATTCAGCTGTGCAGACCAAGTCGACTGCCCCATTAATTACTTTCTGccgaaggaaaaaaagaagaaaggataTAGATAAGTCTGATATACAAAGCAAATCTGTGCCTGCAGAAAATGATTGCTCATTGGTAACCAAATTGTGTAATTGTGTTTGTGCTAGTGCCGCTTCGTGCGAAGAAACTTCCCCTGAAAAGTGCTCCATAGATCATGAGACAGATTTGAAGCACTCCAGAGACAAAGCTCAAGTTTTGTCAAGCAATGATCTTAAAGCGACAGAACTCCCTTGTGTAGGCCAATCACTTCCTTTTTTGCACCTGTCCGTTATCCCAACCAGTAAGACTTCATTAATTTCTAGGCATGCATTATTGAACCAGTTACATTATTTTAACTGACAATACATTCTTACTAGCAGATTCATGTGGCACCGACTGCAATTTTGAGTTAAACTTGAGTCCTCAACAGCAACCTAATATTGCTGCGCCAAAAACTATGGGGGGCTCCTTGGATTCTACTAGCCGAAATCATGCTGCTGTATTACATGAACTGTCTCCTCCACAAATGCTGGCTGTGAGAAATGAAAGAGTAGAAACTCGAGCTTCACAATTACACAGAgatgcatttgaatttttacaagTTGGTGCCAGCTGCAAAGATAATGATGATAAAGTTGGTCCTCTGCTTTCCGAGGAATTTACTTCCAAAAACAAATGTCTGCCGGTAGGTTTTGTAAGTCTTGCTTTTTGGATATTTGGGGATAATTTGGCTgccaaataattttatttatattttcatctccAGCTGTTTCCAGAAGAAAAAACCAGTGACATTTTTTGCCCGGTGATAACACAGCCTGAGGTACCTGCTTCTATAGCTTCAGAACGGAGAAAAGTTCTTCAGTTGGGAGGCCAGAATAATCAACCAAAACAAGGATCTCCTATGTTTTTGGGTCTATCCTTAACCGAAAAACCTGTACTTGCAGGATGTGCTGCCAATACCTGCTTCAATACATCTCCCTTCTTGAACTCCATCATTGGAACAAGAGAATTCATCCGAGATGCAGCGCTCCAATCTTCCTCAAGCCGTTTATCATCAGTTTTGAAACACAAGATTATGCATGACAGTGTTGTAAGCCAAGCAAGAGCTTTGAATGAAAGGGGTAGTTTTCATGACAATTATATGCCATATAATACCATGTGGTCTGAAGAAGAGTTGGATTTTCTATGGATGGGCGTGAGGAGATATGGACGGGACAATTGGAATGCTATGTTAAGGGATCCAAGGTTGCACTTCTCACCATGGAGGGTGGCAAGGGACTTAGCTGAGCGGTGGGAAGAGGAACAGTCAAAACTTTTTAGTGGTTTATGTGTTCCCCAATTGGGATGCAACTACTTCTCGGGTCCAAAAAGAAGAATATGGAAAGAAAATACAACAGACATAACCCAAGTTTCACTTGGCGATGTTGATGCTCATAGAGGAGGTAATGCCTCGAGGAGGCCACTATTCAAGTCGGCTTATATTTGCAACAATGGCAATGGAAATCCCCGGAGGCCTCTTGGTTACACAAAAAGGACATCTCGTTTTGAAATTGGAAGGGACAATTATGAAGATGATGAATTTAGTGTTCCAAATAGAAGTAGCAGTATTCGAAG from Pyrus communis chromosome 9, drPyrComm1.1, whole genome shotgun sequence harbors:
- the LOC137746321 gene encoding sterol 3-beta-glucosyltransferase UGT80A2-like, which gives rise to MTESSPDHSRSHSGSSSDGSVYFEAEVPPNPNDENATTSSGHLEGDVQTEKNSGKSSSTVRTSSGSSSGSSQLTASARLTQNQALAVILAKLFDQRTPFRKKRKYIKRLAKVKDDGTVQFDVPGDIKPQYLDFGTGAAHSEAASGGEDGSKTETEVRDIPPLQIVMLIVGTRGDVQPFVAIGKRLQEYGHRVRLATHANFKDFVLSAGLEFYPLGGDPKVLAGYMVKNKGFLPSGPSEISIQRHQLQEIIFSLLPACNEPDPDSKIPFKAEAIIANPPAYGHSHVAEALKVPLHIFFTMPWTPTSEFPHPLSRVKQPIGYRLSYQLVDAFIWLGIRDMINEFRKKMLKLRPITYLSGYYSSPPDVPYGYIWSPHLVPKPQDWGPKVDVVGFCFLDLASNYEPPEPLAKWLEAGDAPVYIGFGSLPLEEPEKMTGIILQALEITGQRGIINRGWGGLGNSVEPSDSVYLVDNCPHDWLFKRCSGVVHHGGAGTTAAGLKAECPTTIIPFFGDQPFWGERVHARGVGPAPIPVEEFSLEKLVDAIRFMLDPMVKERAVEIAKAMDSEDGVKGAVKAFHRHFPCNKSDDDEPDQSLPTRRRLLSFRRCFGYSPA
- the LOC137746320 gene encoding uncharacterized protein, whose amino-acid sequence is MSGTKALLTYKRKRRSRKALEKGHDCHNALFVALNDTSLSREDLQLRLIDNSAPEDYDRNDSSIPQPIRKSSRLESLDEGLSLHKKVGSSSNTNSEALVDDDNAGGKLVSGLMGNATEMTADFVRPRSSSFEKKGTSKCDGILLRLNASNLEVTDPFSKIKADNLCCDSAVQTKSTAPLITFCRRKKRRKDIDKSDIQSKSVPAENDCSLVTKLCNCVCASAASCEETSPEKCSIDHETDLKHSRDKAQVLSSNDLKATELPCVGQSLPFLHLSVIPTNSCGTDCNFELNLSPQQQPNIAAPKTMGGSLDSTSRNHAAVLHELSPPQMLAVRNERVETRASQLHRDAFEFLQVGASCKDNDDKVGPLLSEEFTSKNKCLPLFPEEKTSDIFCPVITQPEVPASIASERRKVLQLGGQNNQPKQGSPMFLGLSLTEKPVLAGCAANTCFNTSPFLNSIIGTREFIRDAALQSSSSRLSSVLKHKIMHDSVVSQARALNERGSFHDNYMPYNTMWSEEELDFLWMGVRRYGRDNWNAMLRDPRLHFSPWRVARDLAERWEEEQSKLFSGLCVPQLGCNYFSGPKRRIWKENTTDITQVSLGDVDAHRGGNASRRPLFKSAYICNNGNGNPRRPLGYTKRTSRFEIGRDNYEDDEFSVPNRSSSIRRGKLLSTDGPTTCVGAKGNLPHWLREAVASPPPTVPSTVSSIAHSDRLNLTLLGFDPRGSHFAPRNEMQSTCGGLIVNDSQPLSTAPLFNYSSVGLGMGKRRDYSFHVGKQDDVIIIDSDGSSEETISDDCSARL
- the LOC137746322 gene encoding ferrochelatase-2, chloroplastic-like, whose amino-acid sequence is MAAESIAMLPWTISSAVPSDHRLPPRGGLLCGSHSHTSAAPARNCVVARYSSTQSALLFSKNSLRKSLPPLKALVASETLDAPSTPFSGEDKVGVLLLNLGGPETLDDVQPFLFNLFADPDIIRLPRLFRFLQKPLAQFISVLRAPKSKEGYASIGGGSPLRRITDAQAEELRKALYAKDVPAKVYVGMRYWHPFTEEAIEQIKRDGITKLVVLPLYPQFSISTSGSSLRLLESIFREDEYLVNMQHTVIPSWYQREGYITAMANLIEKELQCFDSPEKVMIFFSAHGVPLAYVEEAGDPYKAEMEECIDLIMEELEKRKITNAYTLAYQSRVGPVEWLKPYTDETIIELGQKGVKRLLAVPISFVSEHIETLEEIDVEYKELALKSGIEVWGRVPALGCEATFISDLADAVIESLPYVGAMAVSHLEARQSLVPLGSVEELLATYDSQRRELPAPVTVWEWGWTKSAETWNGRAAMLAVVVLLVLEVTTGEGFLHQWGILPLHR